A window of Micromonospora eburnea genomic DNA:
CCGGACCTGGTGATCGCCGTGCCGCCGGCGCTCTTCGAACCGCTGCACACCCGGCTGGCCGCCCTGGACGCCTCCGGCGGGCCCTGACCCGGCGGTGCCGGGCCGGCCGGGAGGTGCCCCGACTCGCGGGGCGACACCTGGCCGGCCCGGGGCGGGCTACTTGTCGCTGGGTGCCGGGCAGGTGCCGGCCGGAGCCACCGGGGAGCCGAGGTCGCCGAGGGACTGGTTGACCTCGGTGGTGGTGGCCAACTGCTGGAAACTGTTGCCCAGGACCACGTCGACCGCGTCGTCCTTGCGGTTGATGTCGAACTGCCGCTCGGCATTGTCGAGGAAGTACGCGCGCAGCAGGTGCGCGCCGCCGACGCCCTTGGGGCCGAAGCGCAGCACCGCGACGCCGTCGAAACCGCTCGTCGCGTTGCCCACCTTCGCGACCTGGAACTTGCGGTTGCGGAAGTCGTCGGCCACGCTGCCGGCCCGACCGGGCTCGTCGGTGGCGTTGTAGACGTTGATCTTGACTTCCTTCGGCTCGTGCAGCGCGACGTCGGCCAGGGGCCAGCCCTTGGGGCAGCCCTTCCCCGTGCCCGCGTTGCTCTGGGTGTCGCGGACGATCGCGACGACCACGAAGACCAGGGCGAGGACCGCCAGCAGACCGACGACAACGAGTGCCCGCACTCGCGCAAAACTCATCTGGGCGCTCCCGCACAGTGGTTGGGTGGCGGCGGCCGCTGGCGGTCGGGCCGCCCCGCCGGCCGTCGAGTACGCCGCTGAGGTTAACGGTTGTCCGGCCGTCGCGTGGAAACAGTCCGACATGCCGGCGCGCCACCGGAGGAACGGGTACTACTACCCCTATCTTCGTGTCGCCTGAGTCACATTGGGAACAACTTCGGGGGCGGGGGCGTACATCTCTGCCACGAGGACGGTATACATTGCCTCGCCCAAAGGGGGGTAAGGTTCCGTGCTCGCGGGAAGTTCCTGTCCGGGCGGGACTCGGCCCACCGGTCGTGGGGTCGGGTGACCGACACAAATGGTGGCCGGCCAGTGGAACCGAAGCACGTCCTCCGGCGTTACAACCGGAAGCGACCATATCGATATGGGAGAGTGAAACCGATGGCCACCGACTACGACGCCCCGCGTCGCGACGAGGTCGACCTCGGCGAGGACAGCCTGGAAGAGCTCAAGGCCCGGCGGGTCGACTCACAGTCGGGTGCCGTGGATGTCGACGAGGCCGAGGTCGCCGAGAGTTTTGAGCTGCCTGGTGCCGACCTGGCCGACGAGGAGCTCACGGTCAAGGTGCTACCGATGCAGCAGGACGAGTTCCGGTGCGCTCGCTGCTTCCTGGTTCACCACCGCAGCCAGCTGGCGGTCGAGCGTAACGGCGAGCTGATCTGCCGCGAGTGCGCCTGATCGAGATCCGTGTCACCAGCGGCGGCCTCCGTGACGGGGCCGCCGCTGATCGAGTCACCGTGCACACCTGGCGATGAGCTGCTTGACTCGTACTGGCGGCTGCCGCGCCGGGTGAGTACGGGAGGGCGGGCACGTGAGCGAGCGAAGCATCCGGCTCAGTAGCGTGGCGTCTCGCGCTCGGGAGCGGAGCGAGGCGGCGGCGTGAGCGGGCGCGGGCCCGGTGGACCGGGCGCCGAGGGGCCGACCGACGGCGGCGACGTCGAGCGGGCGGCTCCGGCCGGCCCGGACGGTGAGGCGGACCAGCTCGGCGAGACCGTCGCGGCGCTGACCGCCGACGACATCGCTCCGGGCCGGCGTCGGCAGTTGCTCGCCCGGGTGGCCGGCCAGGCCCGGTCCCGTGGCCTCACCGACCTGTTCAAGCCGAAGGCCGCGCTCCGCTGGATGACGGAGACCATCGCCGAGGTCGCCCCGCACGTGCCGGTCCGCGACCTGGCCACGCTCCGGCGGCACTTCCCCGGTCTGAACGACGACGAGTTGGCCGAGCGCCTGATCCGCAACGCCGCCCGGGCCACCGCCGGCGTCGGCGCGGCCGGCGGTGGCGTCGCCGCGGTCGAGTGGACGGTCGCCCCGACGCTGCTCTCCGCGCCCGTGCTGCTGGCCGCCGAGACGATCGCCGTGGTCGCGATCGAGCTGAAACTGGTCGGGGAGCTGTACGAGGTCCACCGGGTGCCGATGCCCACCCGTGGCAGCGAGCGCGCCGTGACCCTGGTGCAGTCCTGGGCCGGCCAGCGGGGGGTCAAACCGATGATGCCGGGGGTCGGGGTGAGCGCCGTGCTCGGCACCGCCGCCCGGCGGGAGCTGCGCGACCGCCTGCTACGCCGGTTCGGCCGGAACCTGACCACCCTCGGGCCGTTCCTGACCGGAGCCGCCGTCGCCGGCTACCTCAACCGCCGGGCCACCCGGACCCTCGCCGACCAGCTCCGCAAGGACCTGCGCCGCCAGGCCCGGGCGCTGCCACCCGCCTGGCCCTGACCCGGCTCAGCCGGCGTCGCGGGCGGCGAGGATCGCCGCGGCGAGCTCCCCCGGGCGGCGCGTGCTCACCACCCAGAACGGGGTCGGATCAGCCGGGTCGTCGAGCACCACCTGCACCGCGCCGCCGATCCACGGGCGCTGCACCACGAAGGCGAGCGGATCGGAGCCGACGCCGAGCACCTCGCGCCGGCCGGCGGTGTCCAGCGGGACCGCGTCAGCCACGTGGCGCACCGGGAGGCGGGCGTCGTCCACCCGCAGCTCCCCGTCGTGGACCGCGACCCGGATCCGGCCCAGCCAGGCCAGCACGACCACCGCCGCCGGGATCAGCAGCACGAACGGCAGCCAGGACCGCAGCCCGGAGGCGCCCATCCAGAGTTCGGCGGCGAGCAGCCCGGCGGCGGCGAGCCCGGCCGGCCAGGCCCACCAGGGCAGCCGGAGCCGCTCCGCGTACTCCGGCGGGACGGCCACCGGCGACGCCGGGGCGGACGAGGACGACGACTGGCGCACAGTCCGAGGGTACGGCGCACGACGGGCCGGGCAACCGGCAGGATGGCAGGGTCACCCCCACAAGGACCGGACGGAAGAGGAAGAGCGTGACAGACGTCGTACCCGTGCCCGTACGGCAGCTCGACCCGGAGCTGCCGCTGCCGGCGTACGCCCATCCCGGCGACGCCGGCGCGGACCTGGTGGCCGCCGCGGACGTGGAGCTGCCGCCGGGCGGCCGGGCCCTGGTGCCGACCGGAGTGGCCATCGCGCTGCCGGAGGGGTACGTCGGTCTGGTGCATCCCCGATCGGGGCTGGCGGCCAGGCTCGGCGTGACGGTGCTCAACGCGCCCGGTACGGTCGACGCCGGCTACCGAGGTGAGATCCTGGTCAACCTGATCAATCATGATCGGGAGACGCCGGCGAAGATCAGCCGGGGCGACCGGATCGCGCAGCTCGTCGTCCAGCGGGTCGCGCGGGCCGAGTTCCGGCCGGTGGCCGAGCTGCCCGCGTCCCGGCGCGGGACCGGCGGCCACGGGTCGACCGGCGGACACGCCGGGCTGGTCCCGGCACCGGCGGACGGGCACACGGAAGAGGTGGCAGGGTGAGTGCGAACAGCGGAGGGTGGGCGCAGTGATCTTCTCCCGAAAGCGGGCCGACGAGGCGCGGCACGCGCGTGACGAGCGGACCACCGAGGTCCTCGACACCGAGGAGACCGGGGATCCGACCCCACCGGCGCGTGGCCCGTACGACGTCTCCGAGGCGCCCGACGAGCCCCGGCTCGACCTGGGCAGCCTCCAGATCCCGGCGGTGCCCGAGGTCGAGGTGCGGGTGCAGGCCGACCCGCAGGGCGTGATCCAGCAGGTCGTGCTGGTGCACGGCGAGAGCGCGTTGCAGCTCGGCGTCTTCGCGGCACCCCGCTCCGAGGGCATCTGGGACGAGGTGCGCGAGGAGATCCGGCAGTCGCTGTTCAACGACGGCGCCGCCGCCCAGGAGGTCGAGGGGGAGTACGGCACCGAGCTGCGCGCCCGGGTCCGCACCCCGGACGGCCTGACCGACCTGCGTTTCGTCGGCGTCGACGGCCCGCGCTGGATGGTGCGCGGGGTCTACCAGGGTGGCGCGGCCACCGACCCCGCCGCGGCCGGCCCGCTGGCGCTGTGCCTCAGCGGCCTGGTGGTCGACCGGGGGCAGGAGGCCAAGCCGGTCCGTGAGCCGCTGCCGCTGCGGCTGCCCCGCGAGGTGGCCGAGCAGCAGGCCGCCGAGCAGCAGGCCGCCGGGCAGCCGCCGGCACCCGGCCAGCGCGAGGCCTGAGCCCCGTACCCACACCGGGCCCGGCCCCGTCGGCATCTCGACGGGGCCGGGCCCGTGTCGCGGTACGCGGGTGAGGCACTCCGCACTTACGCCGGGTCCGCGAGCGGGGCGGTTCGGCGTACGCTGGCGGGACGGTTCCGGCATCCCGGGGCCGGGCGGCGCCGGCGCGGGCCGGCCAGCGTGGAGAGGGTGACGCGGAGGTCATGACGACCGACGAGAGCCGGCTGTCGCTGCGGCGTCTCCTGCATCGGCTCACCGCGAGCGAGGCCGAGATCGAGGCGCAGGAGCTGCGCCGGGAGAGCGCCGAGTCGGGTGGCACGCCGGCCCACCAGTGCGCACGGGGCCAGGTGGTCTCGGTCACCGGGCGGCTGCGCACGGTGGTCTACACGCCCCGGACCAACCTGCCCACCCTGGAGGCGGACCTCTACGACGGCAGCGACGTGGTCACCCTGGTCTGGCTGGGCCGGCGGCACATCGCCGGCATCGAGCCGGGCCGGCACCTCACCGCCCGTGGCCGGGTGGCCGTCCGGGACGACCGCAAGGTGATCTACAACCCGTACTACGAGCTGGAGTCGCCGAAGTGACCACCGGACAGCACCCGACCGCCGAGCCGGAGCTCGGCCCGGAGGACGAGGAGCGGCTGCCCAGCCTCGCCGAGCAGATGGCCGACCAGCTCGGCGGCTGGCGGGGCCTGGTCGAGTCGAGCATCCCCGTGGTGGTCTTCGTGATCGCCAACGTGGTGGGCGAGCTGCGCCCCGCGGTGATCGCCTCGGTGGCCGTGGCGCTGCTGATCGCCGGGCTGCGACTGGCCCAGCGTCGGCCGGTCCGGCACGCGGTCAACGGCCTGTTCGGCATCGCCATCGGCGCCGCCATCGCCTGGCGTACCGGCAACGAGCGGGACTTCTATCTCCCCGGCATCCTCTACGGCATCGGCTACGGCCTGGCCCTGCTGCTGTCGGCCGCGGTGCGGCAGCCGCTGGTGGGCTGGATCTGGTCGGTGCTGGTGGCCAAGGGCAAGTCGGAGTGGCGGGACGATCCGCGGCTGGTACGCACCTTCACCCAGCTCACCGTGCTCTGGGGCGTGGTCTGGCTGGCCAAGGTGGGCGTGCAGGCCGGGCTCTACCTGGCCCACCAGGACACCGCGCTGGGCGTGGCCCGGCTCGCCCTGGGTTACCCGCCGTACGCGCTGCTGCTGTTGATCACCATCTGGACGGTGCGCCGGGTGACCCGGGAGACCGCGCCGACCCCGTTGCCGGGGGCCTGAACAGCCCCCGGGCGCACCGGTTCGGGCGGATGGGCGCTCAGCCCTGGTCGTTGCCGCGCTCCACGCTGGCCGGACCGAGGATCACCGCCCGGACGTCGTCCTCCACGGCCGCCGTGCACACGAAGATCAACTCATCGCCGGCCTCGATCGGGTCGTCCGGGCTGGGCACCAGCACCCGCTTGCCGCGCAGGATCGCCACCAGCGCCGCGTCCCGGGGAAGCGGCACCGCGTGGATCGGCTGGCCCACGTACGGCGCGCTGGGCGGCAGGGTGATCTCGACCAGGTTCGCCTCGCCCTGCCGGAAGGTCATCAGCCGGACCAGGTCGCCGACCGTGACGGCCTCCTCGACCAGGGCGGCCATCACCCGCGGCTTGCTCACCGCGACGTCAACGCCCCACTGCTCGGTGAACAGCCACTCGTTCTCCGCCCGGTTGACCCGGGCGACCACCCGGGGCACCGCGAACTCGGTCTTGGCCAGCAGTGACACCACCAGGTTGACCTTGTCGTCGCCGGTGGCGGCCACCACCACGTCGCAGCCGGCGATGTTGGCCTCCTCCAGGCTGGCCAGCTCGCACGCGTCGGCGAGCACCCACTCGGCCGCCGGCACCCGGTCCGGGCGGAGCATCTTGGGTTGCCGCTCGATCAGCATCACCTGGTGCCCGTTGTCGATCAGCTCCTGGGCGATGGACCGGCCCACGTTGCCCGCGCCGGCGATGGCGATGCGCATGGCTCAGTGCCCTCCTTCCGGCGGCGCCGCCGCCACCGACGTGGCCGGACCGATGATGTCGTCGGTCACCAGCATGAAGACCTGGTCACCCTCCTGCACCACACTGGAGGCGGTGGGCAGGGTGCCGATCCCGAACCGGGTCAGGTACGCCACCCGGGCCCCGGTGGACTCCTCGAGCTGTCGCAGCGGCCGGCCGATCCAATCCTTGTGCACCGGCACCTCGATGATCGACACGGTGCTGGTCGGGTCCCGGAAGATCTCGACGTTGCCCTCGGGCACCAGGTGCCGCAGCATCCGGTCGGCCGTCCACCGGACCGTGGCCACGGTGGGGATGCCGAGCCGCTCGTAGACCTGGGCGCGGCGCTGGTCGTAGATGCGGGCGGCCACCCGGGAGACGCCGAAGGTCTCCCGCGCCAGCCGGGCCGAGATGATGTTGGAGTTGTCGCCGCTGGAGACCGCCGCGAAGGCGTCCGCGCGCTCGATGCCGGCCTGGCGCAGCACCTCGCCGTCGAAGCCCGCGCCGGTCACGGTGATGCCGGCGAAGTCCGGTCCGAGGCGGCGGAACGCGTCGGCGTCCTGGTCGATCACCGCGACCGAGTGGCCGCGGGACTCCAGGCTGTGGGCGAGGGTCGACCCGACCCGGCCGCATCCCATGATCACGACATGCACGGCGTCTGCTCCTCCCACGGTGCGCCCCGGTGGGCCCGTCGACTGCGAGCCTGCCACGTCCCCTCGACAGGCGGGGGATCGACCGTACCGCGTGGGTGATCAGCCACCCCCACCACGGCCGCCGGGTGGTCGTACTCTTGGCGGTTGTGGCCAGACCCACCTCGCTGCTGAAGCGACTCCTCGTCGGTCGACCGTTCCGGTCCGACCGGCTCCAGCACACCCTGCTGCCGAAACGGATCGCCCTGCCGGTCTTCGCCTCGGACGCGTTGTCCAGCGTCGCGTACGCGCCGGACGAGATCCTGCTGACGCTCTCCATCGCGGGCGCGTCGGCGTACGTCTTCTCGCCGTGGATCGCGCTCGCGGTCGTGGTGGTGATGCTCACCGTGGTGGCGAGCTACCGGCAGAACGTGCACGCCTACCCCTCGGGCGGCGGCGACTACGAGGTGGCGACGGTCAACCTGGGGCCGCGCGCCGGCCTGGCGGTGGCCAGCGCGCTGCTGGTCGACTACGTGCTCACCGTCGCGGTCTCGATCTCCTCCGGGGTGGCCAACCTCGGCTCCGTGCTTCCCTTCGTGGCCACCCACAAGGTGCTCATCGCGGTCATCGCGGTGACCCTGCTCACCGCGATGAACCTGCGCGGCCTGCGTGAGTCCGGCACGGCGTTCGCCATCCCGACCTACGGCTTCGTGATCGTGGTCGGCGGCATGCTGCTCACCGGCCTGGTCCGCATCTTCATCCTCGGTCACGACCTGCGCGCGCCCAGCGCCGGCCTGGAGATCCAGGCCGAGCACAGCGTCACCGGTTTCGCGCTGGTCTTCCTGCTGCTGCGGACCTTCTCCTCGGGCAGCGCCGCGCTCACCGGGGTGGAGGCGATCTCCAACGGGGTGCCGGCGTTCAAGGCGCCGAAGAGTCGCAACGCGGCCACCACGCTGCTGCTGCTCGGCCTGATCGCGGTGAGCATGCTGTTCGGCATCATCTGGCTGGCCCGGCTGACCCGCCTCCAGTTCGTCGAGTCCGCCAGCCAGATCATCTCCGGGCCGGACGGGTACGTGCAGAAGACCGTCACCACCCAGCTCGGCGAGGCCGTGTTCGGCCGCGGGTCGGTGCTGCTCTACGTGGTCGCCGGGATGACCGCGCTGATCCTGTTCCTGGCCGCCAACACCGCCTTCAACGGTTTCCCGGTGCTCGGCTCGATCCTGGCCCAGGACCGCTACCTGCCCCGCCAGCTGCACACCCGGGGCGACCGGCTGGCGTTCTCCAACGGCATCGTGTTCCTCGCCGTCTTCGCGGCTGTGCTGATCATCGGTTTCCAGGCCGAGGTGACCCGGCTCATCCAGCTCTACATCGTCGGCGTGTTCGTCTCGTTCACGCTCTCCCAGGCCGGCATGATCCGGCACTGGAACCGGCACCTGCGCCGCGAGCGGGACCCGGAGGCGCGCCGCCGGATGGTGCGCGCCCGGGCGATCAACGGCTTCGGCATGGTGCTGACCGGCACCGTCCTGATCATCGTGCTGGTCACCAAGTTCCTGCTCGGCGCCTGGATCGCGATCGCCGCGATGGCGGTGATCTATCTGCTGATGCTGGCCATCCGCCGGCACTACGACGGGGTCGCCGCCGAACTGGAGCCGACCGAGGCCCGCGGCATCCTGCCCGCCCGCAACCACGCCATCGTGCTGGTCAGCAAGCTGCACCAGCCGACGCTGCGGGCCATCGCGTACGCCCGGGCCACCCGGCCGGACACGCTGACCGCGGTGACGGTGAACGTCGACGAGAAGGACACCCGGGATCTACAGGCCGACTGGGAGCGGCGCGAGCTGCCCGTGCCGTTGACCGTGGTCGACTCCCCGTACCGGGAGATCACCCGGCCGATCCTGAACTACGTCGCCTCGGTCCGCCGCGAGTCGCCCCGCGACGTGGTCACCGTCTTCATCCCCGAGTACGTGGTGGGCCGCTGGTGGGAGAACCTGTTGCACAATCAGAGCGCGCTGCGGCTGAAGGGGCGGTTGCTCTTCGAGCCGGGCGTGATGGTGACCAGCGTGCCCTGGCAGCTCGCCTCCACGGCCAGCAAGAACCTGGACCGGCTGGACGCCACCCTCAGCCGCGGCCCGAAGCGGGGGCCCCGGGTGGCCCCGCGCAGCACGCTGCCGCCCGCCGTTCCGCCGGTGGTCTCCGCCCCGGCGCCGGAGAGCGGCCCGAGCACGGAGGAGCGCGAGTGACCGGCGGAGCTGCCGAGCGCGCCGTGACCGCCAGGGCCGCCGGGAGCGGCGCGTCCACCGAGGTGGCCGGGATCGGTGGCCGGCGTGGGCTGGAGGAGGCCGAGCGGGTCGAGCTGACCGTGGACGCGGTCGCGCCGGGCGGGCACTGTGTGGCCCGGGTGGACGGCCAGGTGGTCTTCGTCCGGCACGCGCTGCCCGGCGAGCGGGTGGTGGCCGAGGTGACCGAGCTGCACCGGGGCTTCGCCCGAGCCGACGCCGTGGAGATTCTCGTCGCCTCGCCGGACCGGGTCGAGCCACCCTGCCCGTACGCGAAGCCGGGCCGCTGCGGCGGCTGCGACCTCCAGCACGTCGCGCCCGAGGCCCAGCTCGACTGGAAGACCGCCGTGGTGCGCGAGCAGCTCACCCGGCTCGGCGGCCTCACCGACGGGCAGGTCGACGCGCTCGACGTCCGGGTGGCGGCACTGCCCGGCGGGCCGCTCGGCTGGCGCTCCCGGGTCCGCTACGCGGTCGACGGGGCCGGCCGGGCCGGGCTGCTCAAGCACCGCTCGCACGAGGTGGTGCCGGTCGACCGCTGCCGGATCGCCCACCCGGCCATCCAGGAGCTGCCGGTGCTGGCGGCCGGCGGGGCCCGCTGGCCGGACGCCGACGCGGTGGAGACGGTCGCCTCGACCGGCGGAGACGTGACCGTCACGGCGTTCGCCGCGGGGTCGCCCACCCCGGTCAGCGGTCCGGACCCGGTCCGCGAGGTGGCCGCCGGCCGGGAGTGGCGGCTCCCCGCGTCCGGCTTCTGGCAGGTCCACCCGGCCGCGGCGGACACCCTGGTCGGCGCGGTCCTCGACCTGCTCGACCCGCGCCCCGGCGAGACCGCCTGGGACCTGTACGGCGGCGCCGGGCTCTTCGCCGCGGCCCTCGCCGGCCGGGTCGGCGACGCCCGGGTCACCCTGGTCGAGTCCGCCGGGCAGGGGGTGGCCGCGGCCCGGGAGAACCTGGCCGACCTGCACCCCGTGGAGGTGGTCGCCGCCCGGGTGGAGACCGCGCTGGCCCGCCGCCGGGTCACCGGCCCGGTCGACCTGGTGGTCCTCGACCCGCCCCGCTCCGGGGCCGGCGCGCCGGTGGTGCGGCACATCGCCGCCGCCGGCCCGCGCGCGGTGGCGTACGTGGCCTGCGACCCGGCCGCCTTCGCCCGGGACGTACGCGCCTTCACCGGGCTGGGTTGGCGGCTGGCCGCGCTGCGTGGCTTCGACCTGTTCCCGATGACCCAGCACGTCGAGTTGGTCGGCCTCCTGCTGCCCGCCGCCTGAACCCGGTGGCGGGTGTTAACAGGGGACCCTTCCTCTACCTCAAGCGTTAACAGGGGCCCTTCCTTGCGAATCGTCGGGTTGATGTCGGGGACGTCGTACGACGGGGTGGACGTGGCGGTGGCCGAGTTCACCCGGGACGGGGAGACGCTGCTGCTGCGCCCGTTGGGGCACCGTGGCCTGGACTACCCCGACGAC
This region includes:
- a CDS encoding LytR C-terminal domain-containing protein, whose translation is MRALVVVGLLAVLALVFVVVAIVRDTQSNAGTGKGCPKGWPLADVALHEPKEVKINVYNATDEPGRAGSVADDFRNRKFQVAKVGNATSGFDGVAVLRFGPKGVGGAHLLRAYFLDNAERQFDINRKDDAVDVVLGNSFQQLATTTEVNQSLGDLGSPVAPAGTCPAPSDK
- a CDS encoding potassium channel family protein codes for the protein MHVVIMGCGRVGSTLAHSLESRGHSVAVIDQDADAFRRLGPDFAGITVTGAGFDGEVLRQAGIERADAFAAVSSGDNSNIISARLARETFGVSRVAARIYDQRRAQVYERLGIPTVATVRWTADRMLRHLVPEGNVEIFRDPTSTVSIIEVPVHKDWIGRPLRQLEESTGARVAYLTRFGIGTLPTASSVVQEGDQVFMLVTDDIIGPATSVAAAPPEGGH
- a CDS encoding DUF3093 domain-containing protein, which encodes MRQSSSSSAPASPVAVPPEYAERLRLPWWAWPAGLAAAGLLAAELWMGASGLRSWLPFVLLIPAAVVVLAWLGRIRVAVHDGELRVDDARLPVRHVADAVPLDTAGRREVLGVGSDPLAFVVQRPWIGGAVQVVLDDPADPTPFWVVSTRRPGELAAAILAARDAG
- a CDS encoding OB-fold nucleic acid binding domain-containing protein produces the protein MTTDESRLSLRRLLHRLTASEAEIEAQELRRESAESGGTPAHQCARGQVVSVTGRLRTVVYTPRTNLPTLEADLYDGSDVVTLVWLGRRHIAGIEPGRHLTARGRVAVRDDRKVIYNPYYELESPK
- a CDS encoding DUF3710 domain-containing protein, whose translation is MIFSRKRADEARHARDERTTEVLDTEETGDPTPPARGPYDVSEAPDEPRLDLGSLQIPAVPEVEVRVQADPQGVIQQVVLVHGESALQLGVFAAPRSEGIWDEVREEIRQSLFNDGAAAQEVEGEYGTELRARVRTPDGLTDLRFVGVDGPRWMVRGVYQGGAATDPAAAGPLALCLSGLVVDRGQEAKPVREPLPLRLPREVAEQQAAEQQAAGQPPAPGQREA
- a CDS encoding DUF4193 domain-containing protein, with the protein product MATDYDAPRRDEVDLGEDSLEELKARRVDSQSGAVDVDEAEVAESFELPGADLADEELTVKVLPMQQDEFRCARCFLVHHRSQLAVERNGELICRECA
- a CDS encoding APC family permease codes for the protein MARPTSLLKRLLVGRPFRSDRLQHTLLPKRIALPVFASDALSSVAYAPDEILLTLSIAGASAYVFSPWIALAVVVVMLTVVASYRQNVHAYPSGGGDYEVATVNLGPRAGLAVASALLVDYVLTVAVSISSGVANLGSVLPFVATHKVLIAVIAVTLLTAMNLRGLRESGTAFAIPTYGFVIVVGGMLLTGLVRIFILGHDLRAPSAGLEIQAEHSVTGFALVFLLLRTFSSGSAALTGVEAISNGVPAFKAPKSRNAATTLLLLGLIAVSMLFGIIWLARLTRLQFVESASQIISGPDGYVQKTVTTQLGEAVFGRGSVLLYVVAGMTALILFLAANTAFNGFPVLGSILAQDRYLPRQLHTRGDRLAFSNGIVFLAVFAAVLIIGFQAEVTRLIQLYIVGVFVSFTLSQAGMIRHWNRHLRRERDPEARRRMVRARAINGFGMVLTGTVLIIVLVTKFLLGAWIAIAAMAVIYLLMLAIRRHYDGVAAELEPTEARGILPARNHAIVLVSKLHQPTLRAIAYARATRPDTLTAVTVNVDEKDTRDLQADWERRELPVPLTVVDSPYREITRPILNYVASVRRESPRDVVTVFIPEYVVGRWWENLLHNQSALRLKGRLLFEPGVMVTSVPWQLASTASKNLDRLDATLSRGPKRGPRVAPRSTLPPAVPPVVSAPAPESGPSTEERE
- a CDS encoding potassium channel family protein encodes the protein MRIAIAGAGNVGRSIAQELIDNGHQVMLIERQPKMLRPDRVPAAEWVLADACELASLEEANIAGCDVVVAATGDDKVNLVVSLLAKTEFAVPRVVARVNRAENEWLFTEQWGVDVAVSKPRVMAALVEEAVTVGDLVRLMTFRQGEANLVEITLPPSAPYVGQPIHAVPLPRDAALVAILRGKRVLVPSPDDPIEAGDELIFVCTAAVEDDVRAVILGPASVERGNDQG
- the dut gene encoding dUTP diphosphatase; the protein is MTDVVPVPVRQLDPELPLPAYAHPGDAGADLVAAADVELPPGGRALVPTGVAIALPEGYVGLVHPRSGLAARLGVTVLNAPGTVDAGYRGEILVNLINHDRETPAKISRGDRIAQLVVQRVARAEFRPVAELPASRRGTGGHGSTGGHAGLVPAPADGHTEEVAG
- a CDS encoding class I SAM-dependent RNA methyltransferase, yielding MGGRRGLEEAERVELTVDAVAPGGHCVARVDGQVVFVRHALPGERVVAEVTELHRGFARADAVEILVASPDRVEPPCPYAKPGRCGGCDLQHVAPEAQLDWKTAVVREQLTRLGGLTDGQVDALDVRVAALPGGPLGWRSRVRYAVDGAGRAGLLKHRSHEVVPVDRCRIAHPAIQELPVLAAGGARWPDADAVETVASTGGDVTVTAFAAGSPTPVSGPDPVREVAAGREWRLPASGFWQVHPAAADTLVGAVLDLLDPRPGETAWDLYGGAGLFAAALAGRVGDARVTLVESAGQGVAAARENLADLHPVEVVAARVETALARRRVTGPVDLVVLDPPRSGAGAPVVRHIAAAGPRAVAYVACDPAAFARDVRAFTGLGWRLAALRGFDLFPMTQHVELVGLLLPAA
- a CDS encoding DUF3159 domain-containing protein; amino-acid sequence: MTTGQHPTAEPELGPEDEERLPSLAEQMADQLGGWRGLVESSIPVVVFVIANVVGELRPAVIASVAVALLIAGLRLAQRRPVRHAVNGLFGIAIGAAIAWRTGNERDFYLPGILYGIGYGLALLLSAAVRQPLVGWIWSVLVAKGKSEWRDDPRLVRTFTQLTVLWGVVWLAKVGVQAGLYLAHQDTALGVARLALGYPPYALLLLITIWTVRRVTRETAPTPLPGA